One Deltaproteobacteria bacterium genomic window carries:
- a CDS encoding DUF721 domain-containing protein translates to MARQNENSSWNATSDILGGLIPNLTNSARWREYQVWRVWEEVVGGTLARKARPNKIQNGKLFVTVASSVFMQELQFVKWRLRERLNQTLGEGTVKEIMFVIGPVQAVALRSEVPRHLPLPPFTPLHVPALRNAELEAALNRVLEARRRRLTQKGPSRG, encoded by the coding sequence ATGGCACGGCAGAATGAAAATTCATCGTGGAATGCTACCTCGGACATTCTTGGGGGATTGATCCCGAATCTCACGAATTCCGCGCGATGGCGCGAGTATCAAGTATGGCGGGTGTGGGAAGAGGTCGTTGGTGGGACACTGGCCCGCAAGGCGCGGCCGAATAAAATTCAGAATGGAAAACTTTTTGTGACGGTTGCGAGTTCTGTCTTTATGCAAGAACTCCAGTTCGTCAAATGGCGGCTGCGGGAGCGCCTCAATCAAACTCTCGGCGAGGGGACGGTCAAAGAGATTATGTTCGTGATCGGTCCAGTACAAGCCGTTGCCCTGCGCTCCGAAGTGCCTCGCCATCTCCCGCTCCCACCGTTTACACCGCTCCACGTGCCAGCGCTAAGGAATGCTGAACTGGAGGCCGCATTGAATCGCGTCCTTGAGGCGCGTCGTCGCCGACTGACACAGAAAGGACCTTCCCGTGGCTGA